The Streptomyces asoensis DNA window CTCCTCACGGCCGTAGAGCAGTCCGTACGTGAAGGCGCTCTCCCCCGCGGCGTGCGCCACGGCCGACAGCTCGCGCAGGGTCTGCCGCGCCATGACGCTGTCCTGGTGCTCACCGAGCAGGCTCTGCAACGATTTCATGCACTTGGCCAGGGTCTTGGCCGCCCCGCCGACGGCCGGGGTGGCGGTCTCCGCCGCGTAGCGGGTCCGCTTGGCCTTCTTGCGCGCCTCGTGCATGGCCTCGTCGCGGCCGTGTCCGGGCGGCTGCTCCAGGGCCTCCCCGACGAGCGCGGACACCTTGTCGAAGTCCTTGCGCACGGCCTTGGCCAGCACCTTGTCCGGCTTCCTGGCCGCGGCCTTCCGCGTGGGCGGATCGCCGACCACGGCGTCCAGCGTGTCGAGGAGCGTCAGATAACGCGGTGAGTCGAGCACACCGAGCAGCCGGCGGCGCGAACCGTGTTCGCCGGCCTTGGCCCAGGAGTGCAGCCGCTCGTTCACCGGCCCGGAGACGAGCGCGGAGGGCAGTTCGCCGAGGGCCGTGCCCAGCCGCTCGGCCAGCACCTCGTGATCGCGGCCCACCCCCAACTCCCCTGCCAGCCACTTCAGTTCGGCGCCGATCGGGTCGGTCACCTCCCGGTCGAGGACCTTGTGGAAGGAGCGGAACGTGCTGCGCAGGCGGCGGGTGGCGACCCGCATGTCGTGGACCGCCTCCTCGGCGTCCCGGCGCACCGCGGGGTCCAGCTCGACGATCGCGTCGCGCTGGGCGCGGATGTACGCCATGACGTGGTCCCCGGCGGTGACCGGCTCGGCGGGGCCGGTGTCCCGGGGCCGCGGATGCCCGCCCTTGGTCTCCGCAAGGGCCCGCGCCAGCTTCGACGCCGAGCGGGACGGCCGTACGCCCGCCTTGCGCAGCCGCTTCTCCACCTTGTCGAGGAAGGCCGGGTCGCCGCCGTCGGCGAGCTCCACCTC harbors:
- a CDS encoding CYTH and CHAD domain-containing protein; this encodes MTETKREIERKYESDESGLPDLTGAGGVASVLDRGVAELDATYYDTSDLRLASASITLRRRTGGSDAGWHLKLPVGPGVRDEIRASLSDAVPDELAGLVRSRVREGQLVPVVRLRSSRDVRDLVDARGRLLAEASVDAVRADRLFGGEGSAQWTEIEVELADGGDPAFLDKVEKRLRKAGVRPSRSASKLARALAETKGGHPRPRDTGPAEPVTAGDHVMAYIRAQRDAIVELDPAVRRDAEEAVHDMRVATRRLRSTFRSFHKVLDREVTDPIGAELKWLAGELGVGRDHEVLAERLGTALGELPSALVSGPVNERLHSWAKAGEHGSRRRLLGVLDSPRYLTLLDTLDAVVGDPPTRKAAARKPDKVLAKAVRKDFDKVSALVGEALEQPPGHGRDEAMHEARKKAKRTRYAAETATPAVGGAAKTLAKCMKSLQSLLGEHQDSVMARQTLRELSAVAHAAGESAFTYGLLYGREEGRADLAEEALPQVWAATQASMEV